The Rissa tridactyla isolate bRisTri1 chromosome 6, bRisTri1.patW.cur.20221130, whole genome shotgun sequence genome includes a region encoding these proteins:
- the KCNMA1 gene encoding calcium-activated potassium channel subunit alpha-1 isoform X16 has product MANGSGGGSYPGGSGGGGSYPGGSGGGIRMSNNINANNLNTDSSSSPVNVPKMDALIIPVTMEVPCDNRGQRMWWAFLASSMVTFFGGLFIILLWRTLKYLWTVCCHCGVKNKVRNL; this is encoded by the exons ATGGCAAatggcagcggcggcggctcctacccgggcggcagcggcggcggcggctcctacccgggcggcagcggcggcggcattAGAATGAGTAACAATATCAACGCCAACAATCTCAACACAGACTCGTCCTCCTCCCCCGTCAATGTGCCCAAGATGGATGCGCTCATCATCCCGGTGACCATGGAGGTGCCCTGCGATAACCGCGGACAGCGCATGTGGTGGGCTTTCCTCGCCTCATCCATGgtcactttctttgggggactgTTTATCATCCTGCTGTGGAGGACCCTCAAGTACCTGTGGACTGTCTGCTGCCACTGCGGGGTCAAAAACAAG GTACGAAATCTTTGA